A single Nomia melanderi isolate GNS246 chromosome 13, iyNomMela1, whole genome shotgun sequence DNA region contains:
- the dsd gene encoding attractin-like protein dsd isoform X4 → MAEAVQMFLFLYKSKYRRKGGQCRVVVRDQCGVIAVPWPILWAVLICWVVHVTAAASSSSSSLTTDTTCDTESCVNGDCVNGTCVCHEGWQGTACQFCGGKVRLSEPMGYIHDGVGNYTADVKCSWLIESSPNFTIRMHVEQFATECGWDHLYIYDGDSVEAPLLAVFSGLMHKDGYHVRRVPEVIARSGSALLHFYSDVAYNMSGFNITYKINACPSRYSYTDCSGHGVCIDGVCTCDATWTGEACEVQVCPNNCSQSSEQGKCNRESHHCDCAHGYEGADCSQRSDKGFWETVTYTDFSPEGSASHCSIVWKDSLYVVGGESFHRAKMIYVYDYNGKVWETPHIEEKVPLPRYAHSCVLFGDKIFMYGGVVQNSTVTNEIWAFDVSAKVWENVTVHDNCHNNKTMCGPLKVAGHTATLVQSHGKKEKMVVIFGYSPQYGYLNVVQEYSLGTREWQIVETVGFPVKGGYGHTSAYDPLTNLIYVYGGYVSESQSTQVLTSRLYSYHPNFREWTLLTSAPSARFFHTAVFISGGLMMVFGGNMHNDTNHSDGTRCYSADTIVYDVTCDSWHQFPMPKEMTDLPRYGHSATVFEKSMYIYGGFDGQMLSDMLRYTPGNCEHLTNQNQCLNSRTGVKCVWDKRDSRCIQITKIPRHVLMNDDMHDGIYMRCLDDTPPRGMTSHKELCKVLTDCVACVQTSYNCVWCGKSCSHEICRNNANAPPTKAITDLGQCDAHTGIECLQLHTCHACTSNPHCMWSWSNGPDRCKPHSKAREVTILNGTVQAQRLSIDSCRSPCVEYTSCKNCTESDCIWCQNERKCVDKNAYPASFPYGQCREWTTMDAKCRPTETGKEWCTFYSSCAACRSDPGCGWCDNGSGTGKGLCLRGGARGPSSKSLDTCPFERWYFTKCPTCQCNGHSKCLPNSSECIQPCGNLTYGPHCDKCIPGYYGNPLNGATCQPCFCNNQSTQCTSETGKCFCTTKGIIGDHCERCDVSSLYHGDPTNKGSCYYDVAVDYQFTFNLSKKEDRQYRAINFKNSPSKPDIDAELSITCSVLAKMNVTMKKANTVEIPLLLGANCTTNMYKHRFSKADYSFGSEDNNTLTTFYVYVYDFQPPVWIQISFSQYSKLNLQQFFITFCTTYL, encoded by the exons ACTGTCGGAGCCGATGGGTTACATCCACGACGGGGTCGGAAATTACACGGCGGACGTGAAGTGTTCCTGGCTGATCGAGAGCAGCCCGAACTTCACGATCCGCATGCACGTGGAACAGTTCGCGACCGAATGCGGCTGGGATCACCTGTACATTTACGACGGTGACAGCGTCGAGGCGCCGCTGTTGGCCGTGTTCTCCGGCCTGATGCACAAAGATGGCTACCACGTGAGACGCGTGCCGGAAGTGATCGCCCGGTCCGGAAGCGCGTTGCTGCACTTCTACTCGGACGTTGCGTACAACATGAGCGGCTTCAACATTACTTACAAGATCAACGCCTGCCCTAGCAG GTATTCTTACACCGACTGTTCCGGCCATGGGGTTTGCATCGACGGCGTGTGTACGTGCGACGCCACGTGGACCGGCGAGGCGTGCGAGGTTCAAGTCTGCCCGAACAATTGTTCGCAGAGTTCCGAGCAGGGCAAGTGCAACCGCGAGAGCCACCACTGCGACTGCGCCCACGGTTACGAGG GCGCAGACTGCAGCCAAAGAAGCGACAAAGGATTCTGGGAGACCGTGACGTACACGGACTTCTCGCCGGAGGGTTCGGCTAGTCACTGCTCCATCGTTTGGAAGGACTCGTTGTACGTGGTCGGCGGGGAAAGCTTCCATCGAGCCAAGATGATATACGTTTACGATTACAACGGGAAGGTTTGGGAGACTCCCCATATCGAGGAGAAAGTCCCATTGCCGCGGTACGCTCACTCGTGCGTGCTGTTCGGCGACAAGATATTCATGTACGGCGGAGTTGTACAGAACTCCACGGTGACGAACGAAATTTGGGCCTTCGACGTGTCGGCCAAAGTTTGGGAGAACGTCACCGTGCACGATAACTGCCACAATAACAAGACCATGTGCGGACCCTTAAAG GTAGCTGGACACACCGCGACTCTAGTGCAGAGCCACGGCAAGAAGGAGAAGATGGTCGTGATCTTCGGCTACTCGCCCCAATATGGCTACCTGAACGTGGTCCAGGAGTACTCGTTGGGCACTCGCGAATGGCAAATAGTGGAAACCGTCGGTTTCCCGGTGAAAGGCGGCTACGGCCACACGTCTGCGTACGATCCCCTAACGAACCTGATCTACGTGTACGGTGGCTACGTGTCCGAGTCCCAGAGCACGCAGGTGTTGACCAGCAGATTGTACTCTTATCATCCGAACTTCCGCGAGTGGACGTTGCTCACGTCGGCGCCGTCCGCGCGTTTCTTTCACACGGCCGTCTTCATCTCCGGCGGCTTGATGATGGTGTTCGGCGGCAACATGCACAACGACACGAACCACTCGGACGGCACCAGGTGTTACTCGGCGGACACCATAGTCTACGACGTGACCTGCGACTCGTGGCACCAGTTCCCCATGCCGAAGGAGATGACCGACTTGCCCAGGTACGGGCACAGCGCGACGGTTTTCGAGAAGTCGATGTACATCTACGGAGGATTCGACGGACAGATGTTGTCCGATATGCTCAG ATACACGCCGGGGAACTGCGAGCACCTGACGAACCAGAACCAGTGTCTGAACTCGCGTACAGGCGTGAAGTGCGTATGGGACAAGCGGGATAGCCGGTGCATACAGATCACCAAGATACCCCGACACGTTCTCATGAACGACGACATGCACGACGGCATCTACATGAGATGCCTGGACGACACGCCGCCCCGCGGCATGACCTCCCACAAGGAGCTGTGCAAGGTGCTCACCGACTGCGTGGCCTGCGTGCAGACCTCCTACAACTGCGTGTGGTGCGGGAAGAGCTGCTCGCACGAGATATGCCGGAACAACGCGAACGCGCCGCCGACAAAGGCGATCACCGATCTAGGACAATGCGACGCGCATACCGGGATCGAGTGCCTGCAGTTGCACACGTGCCACGCGTGCACCAGCAACCCACACTGCATGTGGTCCTGGTCGAACGGCCCGGACCGGTGCAAGCCGCACTCGAAAGCGCGCGAG GTGACCATTTTAAACGGGACTGTACAAGCCCAACGACTGTCCATCGACTCCTGCCGCAGTCCTTGCGTGGAATACACTTCTTGCAAGAATTGCACGGAGTCGGATTGCATTTGGTGTCAGAACGAAAGGAAATGCGTGGACAAGAATGCATATCCAGCGAGCTTTCCATACGGACAGTGCAGAGAATGGACTACGATGGACGCGAAGTGTCGTCCCACGGAAACGGGAAAGGAATGGTGCACGTTTTATTCGTCGTGCGCGGCGTGTCGCTCGGATCCCGGATGCGGATGGTGCGACAACGGTTCCGGAACTGGAAAGGGACTTTGCCTGCGAGGTGGAGCACGTGGCCCTAGCAGTAAAAGCTTGGACACATGCCCGTTCGAACGGTGGTACTTTACCAAATGTCCTA CTTGTCAATGCAACGGCCACAGCAAGTGTCTTCCAAACAGCAGCGAGTGTATTCAGCCATGTGGGAATCTAACTTACGGGCCTCATTGCGACAAATGCATCCCCGGTTATTATGGGAACCCCCTGAACGGAGCGACTTGCCAAC CCTGTTTTTGTAATAACCAAAGCACACAGTGCACCAGCGAAACAGGGAAATGTTTCTGCACGACAAAAGGTATTATAGGAGATCATTGCGAGCGTTGCGACGTGTCTAGTCTCTATCATGGGGATCCAACGAATAAAGGATCATGTTACT ATGATGTAGCCGTCGACTACCAATTCACGTTCAATCTGAGCAAGAAAGAGGACCGGCAGTACAGGGCCATCAATTTCAAGAATTCACCGTCGAAGCCCGACATCGACGCGGAATTGTCGATCACCTGTTCCGTGCTCGCCAAAATGAACGTGACCATGAAGAAAGCGAACACGGTGGAGATACCGCTTCTGCTGGGCGCGAACTGCACGACGAACATGTACAAGCACCGTTTCAGCAAAGCGGACTACAGTTTCGGCAGCGAGGACAACAACACGTTGACCACGTTCTACGTCTACGTGTACGACTTTCAGCCGCCTGTATGGATCCAGATCTCCTTCTCCCAGTATTCCAAGCTGAATCTCCAACAGTTCTTCATTACATTTTGCAC TACTTACTTGTAA